Genomic window (Zymoseptoria tritici IPO323 chromosome 1, whole genome shotgun sequence):
CGTGTGGAAAAGCAGTCACACACATGGGCTTTCTCGACGTGCGCATCAGCGAGTGCATCGTCCGGAGCTCTTCTCTGCTCTAGCAAGGACGACCCACGGACGATTTGCCTGCTGTCAGACAATGAGATATTCGTATCGAGTTCTACATCCAGTTGGCTTATCACTCTACCGTTCTGTTGCTCCGTTTCTGCTCCCTTTGCGAACGGACGCCGTACATCTTTGCCGAGGACATGAGGGTGTCATACTGCTTCCCTCCCAGCACAGGGTGGCGGCCTCGTACATGTTCCTGGGCACAAAGAACGCAAAAGGGGAACAATGCGCTGTCAACCTCTTACTCTGTGACTAAGAAAGGGAGACGAATTATGCTATCTGATCACAGCCATCCTGCTTTTACAAAGCCCGCCTTCAGGCTCTAACCCCTTTTCCGCTTCATCAAATCCTCGCGCCTCGCGCCTTGCATAGTTCAGTCTCATCCTTCGCGCAAAAACACGATCCGTAACTTGGCAGAAAAAACAAGAGAAGAGTGCAGATCCCTGTTGAATCGAGTGGTCCGAGCGACGTGTCGGAATAAAAGCAAaactcctccaacaccttGCTCAAAACAAGTATATAGCATCTGTCCGATGTGATGACAAGGACAAGTAGTGACAAAAGAAAATAAAGGCATCGTGTGCCCTCGGTGGTAAAGTAGCGAGTGAAAATCGAGCTGAGAGTTGAGAGTCGTTTTCATCCGAATCAGTCATTCGGCACAGGCGAATGAGCAGGCCGTGGCGTGGGGTCCGAGTCGAACTCGGAGGTCGAATGGGCCTTGGGCGTGGCATCCTCCTCAGCCGGTTCAAAAGTCGAGAGGTCCATCTCAATCGTCTCGATGTGGTGACCAGGATGACGAGGGAAGACCTCCGGCGGCGTCAAGTGGCCAGCAGCAGCTACCTCAGCCGCAGGGTCTTCCATAATGGAGTGCCCCAAGCCCGCGCCGGGACTCATGATGCTCTTGGCCGGAGGAATCTCATCGCTCGAGATGACGCTTCCCTGGCTGTTAGTGCGCATCATCTCCGTGCCGAGCTTTGAGCTGCGCTTAGTACTCCACCTAGGAGAGCGTGCTCGAGGTTGAATGTTTCCtagctcctcgtcctcatcgtcgccgcttTCAGCTGCGGACTCGAGTCTGACTTTCTCCAACGATATGCGCTTGGCGTAAATCTCCTCCATCGAAGGTTGCTTGCGTGGTGAGGAGCTTTCTGGCGTTTCAAGAGCCCCGGGAGCAGAAATCTGCGTCTCCAAAGCGAGTTTCTGCGGACGTCTCTTGAAGTCGTCTTCATTACTGACCGTGTTCGAGATCCCAAGACCGCCAAAGTTGCGCTCGAGGTCGCTCTGATCCCACTCGTTCGTTGCTTGCCGAGAGACGATGAGTGGGATGGATGAGCTGTACTGGCTGTCCGCCTCACCAAAGGAGCTTGAGCCGAGAGAGCCTGTTCGGGTGGCGTCTCTGGAGAATACATGGTTGGAGCTCCCGAAGCCAGAGGATGAGGTAGTGGTTGTAGGACTATTGTCGCTGAGCATGGATTCCTGTCGGTGCTTCGGCTGCTGGATGTCCTGCGGATGGCTTGGTTTCCAGCCGTCTGGAGGTGTCTTCCACTGGCACAAGCGGCCCATGACTTCTTCCAACTTCTCCTTCGTTGGTGGCTTCTCGACCAACGCGTCGAAGTGGTGCGGCGCGTGAAGTTCCTTCAGGTATCCCGTCACCGCGACAATGGGTGTGTGAGAGTTGGCGTTCTTCGTGTCGCGGATCATCCTTGCGACATCAGCTCCGTTCACTTGGGGCAACTTGTACTCCATCATGATGATGTCGAATTTGACCTCGCTCATTGCATACCGCACGGCCTCCGTTCCGTTGGTCACGGCAATGGTTCGACAGCGTAGCTTCTCTAGCAGACGTTCCATCACGAGGCGAGAAACGGGGTGGTCTTCGCATACCAGCACATCGAGGGTGCGGAAAGTTGGTCCATCTGCCAAACTGATCTGCGAAAGACGACGAGAGCTTTGTCGGCGGCGCTGTACGCGTAGTAATGCTTGGTGTCTGGTCTCCTCGTTGTCCGAGGACGAAGGCGAAACATCGAAAACGCCACTTCTCCGTTTGTGGTGAGGCAGTAGCTCGGGCACGAGATCCGCATCTTGATTGTCCGCACCCAAGGTGTGTGACCTTTGTCTCGGAGAACTAACGCCGAGTTGACGATGCGCGGAAGTTGCTCTCTCGTGTGGCAAATGCATGGAGCCCGACTTGGCCGACTTGATGGGCGACGGAGCGGTAGACGTCGCTTTGAATGTGACTGGGAGTCGCGGTGCCTGCTCGAAGAAGTTACCAGGCTGAAGGGTTCCTCCCGGGGGTTGAGATTGGCTGGAAGATGTGCTCGAAGTCTTGCGACGCTCCTGGCTCTGACCGGTGGTGAAGTTCACCAGGAGTGGCGAGGAAGGTTGAGATGCTCGGCTCGGCGACGAGTGGGTCGGGCTGAAAAGTGAAGGAGACTGCGATCGAGCGCCTTGGCTGATGTTCATCGTCCGGTTGAGAGGGCCAGACACTATCGGACTCGACTCCAGGGACGGCGCAGGCGATGGCGAGACAACTGCAGAGGTGGGCACAGATGCACTGCCTGTCGCAGCTTTAGCTTGGGCTTGTAGTGCGTCTGCTCGAAGCTTCTGGATCACGTCCTTATTGGCTTTCTCAAGCACCGGCAGGTTTTTGAACTGAAAGTTGCCGAAGTCATCTGCCACCATAGGCTCGCTCAATCTGCGCGATCGACCGTCTCGAACGTGAGGCGGAATATGCAGCGGCATAAGATTGCGCTTCACCGAGTTGACCTGCGAACGTACTCGCGACAAAGCATCATACGGTCTTTCCAAGTACTCCGCACCGGGTGTCTGCGCTGGGGAAGTGGACTGATCCTCAAACTCAGCCGCGAAGCTCTGCATCGTCGCGCCTCGAGCATCGAAGTATTCGGTGTCTTCAGGATTCTCGCTGGCGGGGATAAAGGATGCTTCATCTTCTCGCAGCGTCTCCCAATTGATCTCCGCGAACCACGGATGGGCCTTAATCTCGTCGCCTCCACTGGCAAACTTCTCATCCTTATTCGATCCTAGGCGTGCTTTGGGGTCTAGACATATCAGCTTGTTGACAAGATCTTTCGCCTCCTCGGAGACattgtcctcctcgtctcccGTTGGCCAGTGAATATTGCGTGACAAAATATTCTGGAAAACCTCTTCCGGGCTGTCGGCATTGAAAGGCGGCCGACCATACAAGCATTCGAACAAGACACAGCCAAGTGACCACCAGTCGCTCATTTCATCCTGACCATTCCCATTGATTGTCTCTGGTGCGAGATAATCGGGGGTGCCGACGAATCGCCTGCTATTGTCCTCGGGATCGAACAAGGCCATCATTGGTGGTGGCATCGCTGCGGGCTGCTGCGAAGGAGTCTCGGGCTTCGGCACACTCGAGTTGCTCGCGACAGGGTGGAGGGCATAGGGATCAGGGGAGTCGCCACCATCGTCACTCCCTGTCTCTTCCTCGATTGGCGTTCGGCCCTCTGCGACAGAGAACCTTCGGAACATCGTGGATAGAGCTTCGCTGTCGCCGCTGTCGCTGCGATGACCGGATGTCCGTCTCGACGGCTCTCGAGAGGAGTCCCGATAGAGACTGAAGTAAGACGGCTGGTTGGAGTCACCCACAAAGGCAGGAGTAAGAGACGGAGTTTGCGCCGGCGATTGCGTAGCTCCTTGGTAGTCGAACGACGTCGAGCGCGAGGAGGCCAGAGATGGCGCACGGCGGAAGGGACCGGCTTTCAAAAGATCGGGAGGGGCATCGCCTGGCTTTGCATTGATCGCACGCTTTTGCCGACCGATTAAACCCATGCGCGAGAGCCCAAAATCCGTCAGCTTGAGATGGCCCTTCGCATCGATGAGGAGATTGTCGGGCTTGATGTCGCGGTGAACAATTTGTCTGCTGTGCAAATGCTGCACGCACAGCACGACCTCGGCGATGTATTTCACAGTCCAATCCTCTGGCAATGCCCCAAGAACCTTTATCAAAGATGCGCAATCACCGCCGTTGAGGTACTCCATGACCAGGTACAGGTAGTCTTTACTGGAGAATGTCCAATAGAGCTTCGCGACAAAGTCACTCTCGCCCTGCCACATCATGATGGCCCGTTCTGCTTTGACATTGGTAACCTGATTCTTGGCGACCATGTCTGCCTTCTTGAGAACTTTGATGGCATAGTAGTCCCCAGTAGACTTTTTCTTTGACAGATATACACTTCCAAATGCGCCCTTACTGATTGGCTTGATGATCTCAAAGTCTTTGATGGAAGTTTGCACAGCCTTGGGCTGGGGGTTGCTGATCACCGCGCTCAGACGTGGAGAACCTGGTCGTCCTTGGGCCTCGGAAAATGCGGCTGAAGATTGTCGACGATGGTGGTGATGCTGTGCTCGAATAACAGGGGAGCTGAACTCGCTTTGAGATATAACGGGCGAAGTTATAGGCGAATGGGCGCTGTCAGTCCCGCTCGGCAGCCTGGCTTTGGCCATTCGCAACGGTGATGAGGGCGGCGGTGGCGCTCTGCCAGGAGACTGGTGCCTTCCTATCCCTGCTAGGCTTGGAAGTACTAGGCTTTGACGCTTTCGGTCGCGCGATCGCGTGCTAGCGACACGACTGAGGCTTACTTCGGCGCCCGGCGAGTCCGCACGTCGGTGGCTACCACTGGCGATGGAAGAACGCATGCTGCCATCGCTTTCGGCGCCCGCATCGCTCTCAAAGGCTAAGGATCCGCGCTTGTGCAGTCGATACGACTCCGATTGTCCTGCATGAGATCTTGGCGTCATGGCTCCATGCGGACTGCTGGCTCTTGACGACGCTGCCGAAGAACGACGCCGCAAGCTAAAGTCTGAAGCATTCCTCAGCGCCGATGCCATTGCGCTCGGACTTGAAGTACCCGACGTCTGGAATGTATTGAGGCTGAAGATGCCGCCGGAGGACGCCATGTCCGATCGAGATCCAGGTGTCTCCTCCTGCGGCTGCTCTTCTCTTGGCTCTTCGTAGCCGTCCGAATCTTCACTAGAGGCTGAGTCGCTGATATCTCCTGCTGCAATCCGAGCTGCCTTGTCCATCGCAGCTTCAATACATTCCTGTACGAGCACATCGTACTCAACACGGATACGCTCCGAGTATTCTAGAATGCGACGATGTCTAAAGACAGCTTCCACCTTCGCTTTCGCCAGTTGGGCGGTGTCGTCGCAAAGCAATGAAAGACCTTGCTCGTTCTCAAGTGAACCTGCGCTCGGTGACTGCCACTGCATGACCTGCTGGATACGACCTTCCGACTGTGGCGATTGTGTTCTGATCTCACCCGGTGCGCTGTGCTTGGTTTCCTTGATCGACGGGGTACTGATCTCCATTGACGTGTCGCAAAGGTCCAGCACCAGCTCCACGATCCGTGCGAGCGGTCGCCGCACAGCAAATGAGCGAGCACGATGATGGCTCAGACCGCTAGCCGAGGATTCACGAGAGCGAGGTGCGTGCGTGCCAGGAGATGATCGGCCAGACGAGGGTCCAGAAGATGGCAGGGAGTTGGACCCGATGGGAAGTCCTTTGTATTCTGCTTTGGGCACGGGCGTTGGCGAGCCTGCATCGTGTGCGTTGGGTCTGATGGCGCGTGTCTGAGCTTCGAGAACATCCAGCACCTTGACCAAGGCTGAGCGTTGCTCCTGCAAAGACTCTTGTGCCATCTGTACTTCCATCTCTGCGCGGTGTTCCTGCGAGCACAATTCGGTATGCTTCTCGAACCACCAAGGCGTGATCTGCCGCTCGCAGATCCGGCACAGCACAGGAAGCGGGGGAGGGTGATTGCCAGGATCCTGCGCACCGCTGTCCGCCAATTTGGTCAGGTAGGTCGCCAGCATTTCGGCGCCAACGCCGAGGGAGTCTACCAGAACCTGCGGCAGGTCGATTGTGATCTCTCGGGAAACGGCCGGTTTGATCATCCACATCGTATGACTCTCCTCTCCCGTCGTGCGATCGTATACCATGATGCCCTGAGCGTCCAAGTCGACTCTGTTCTCCTGTACATTCGGAGTCTTGTCTGCATCTTGCTCCACGTCCGGCATGCTATCAAGGCCAGCCTTCGGCTCCATCGGTGTCTGGTCGTCCGTCTGCCCGTCTTCTGCTGTGAGTCCACCATTGCTAGTCTTCACCGCGAAGCGTACGAAATGGCTTTTGGAGTCATCCTTGCGCATAGCCTCAACACATTCCGCGAAGACTGCATGATTGTCGACCAGAATGTCCCCGATTGGCTTTCCGGTGATGTCGCTAGCGGGCGTTCCAGAAACATCTTCCCACGAAGGGCTGACCCATCGTATGGTTCCCTCCAAATCCAATTCAAGTATGGCATTGAGTGACTGTTCGGCCGCCTTCTTCAGATCATCACGCTCTTCCCGGATGTCCATGCTAACAGTCCGGAGCATTTGTGCCTTGTTGGCGCCATCGTTCGAGGCATCTTGTCGTAGTGCTGTCACGGCCGGAGGAGCCAATGTCGTCTGCAGCGCCTTCCCGTCGCTCATTGTCACCGTGTGCTGTGTGTATTGCTGCGGCTCATTTGCTGTATGGCGACCCGTGGAGGCGCCTATGCCCGGTACGCTCGCTTGCCCATCGTGATATGTGATCAGATGGGTGCTGTTGTCGTGGTGGGCCCTTTGCCGGCCAGGAAGGTTGGAGGAAGCGTCCGCCGGGTCTGACAAAGCGATGCGCGGAGGTGAATAAAGCGAGCGGGCGGACGGAGTGAAGCCCGAGGACTTGGACGGGAAGGCTTGACGAGAGGATGGGCGGTGGAGAACAAGGTCGCCGTCGATGGGGAGCACTCGATCAATCACTCGGACAATCGCTAAAGGTAGACGACGCTCGAGAGTTGAGAGCCTGGCTCGCTCCGCAAGTGTTTAGCGCCGAAATATACTAGCGGGGGAAGAGACCTACCCTTCACCACAGACCACACTATGAAACGGCCTTCGTTGACAACAGAACACATCAGCCTTGTTGACTTCCAGGTTATTTCTGATGTTATGCTACTTCTGTCTGCGTCAAGATGACTTTGCACGTACACTCCCGACTAGACGCCATCAcaccatcaacatcaccacctGGTCGACAACCCTCCATCCCGCTGCAGCACAACCACCACGCCTCCCAGCTCTCGCGTGAGGCTGTGTGGTAGCGATGAACCAGCTCCTTGACGTCCACAGCTTGCGATACGTAAGAGCTATGCTTGTGTCTCACACCCGACAGGTGTAGCGTGTCCCAAGCAATGCATTTCATTACCAGGACGTTCCCACTGGTTGCGGTGCTGTTGATGTTACTTATCTGCACGGCTGTCCTAGCCGGCATACCCACTTACTGAACAACTAAATTGATGACCTGCAAACCTGCCTGGCCACGTAGATAAGCCGTTGGACCATCGGGCATGCACGGCTAAGAACGTGTGCAGGTTACTGGTCGACACACTGCCCACTGTCCAAGCCAACACCGCTGCGGTGCTCCTAACAATGGTCCCTGTCCGCTGACTACACGCAGTCGATCATAGCGGCGGCTCGGAGCGGGTCACAGTCTGGGATTGTCAACTTCCGATGGTGGGAGCATATGCGTCTTCTGCCACGCCAACGACGGAGCGAGCCATGGTCGAGCACTTTGCGTGGTATGCACAATGTGCGTGTACTCGAGCCCCGCGCAGGTATACATCAAACATCGATCGGCAATTCGCGTGCGGAGTCATGTCCGATGTGGCCTCGTGACAACTCAAAGCCTTCTGCAGTACCGTGGGTTGCGTGCGGCTGCGATGGAGCCTAGCAAGTCCTGCCGAATACTGATTGGGATCACGAATCAACAGACTTGCTTACCGTCGATCGAAGCTGTAGCCGGAAGAATCTGCCGGACGTTCGCGAGTAATGCAGCCAACA
Coding sequences:
- a CDS encoding uncharacterized protein (response regulator receiver), which produces MSDGKALQTTLAPPAVTALRQDASNDGANKAQMLRTVSMDIREERDDLKKAAEQSLNAILELDLEGTIRWVSPSWEDVSGTPASDITGKPIGDILVDNHAVFAECVEAMRKDDSKSHFVRFAVKTSNGGLTAEDGQTDDQTPMEPKAGLDSMPDVEQDADKTPNVQENRVDLDAQGIMVYDRTTGEESHTMWMIKPAVSREITIDLPQVLVDSLGVGAEMLATYLTKLADSGAQDPGNHPPPLPVLCRICERQITPWWFEKHTELCSQEHRAEMEVQMAQESLQEQRSALVKVLDVLEAQTRAIRPNAHDAGSPTPVPKAEYKGLPIGSNSLPSSGPSSGRSSPGTHAPRSRESSASGLSHHRARSFAVRRPLARIVELVLDLCDTSMEISTPSIKETKHSAPGEIRTQSPQSEGRIQQVMQWQSPSAGSLENEQGLSLLCDDTAQLAKAKVEAVFRHRRILEYSERIRVEYDVLVQECIEAAMDKAARIAAGDISDSASSEDSDGYEEPREEQPQEETPGSRSDMASSGGIFSLNTFQTSGTSSPSAMASALRNASDFSLRRRSSAASSRASSPHGAMTPRSHAGQSESYRLHKRGSLAFESDAGAESDGSMRSSIASGSHRRADSPGAEVSLSRVASTRSRDRKRQSLVLPSLAGIGRHQSPGRAPPPPSSPLRMAKARLPSGTDSAHSPITSPVISQSEFSSPVIRAQHHHHRRQSSAAFSEAQGRPGSPRLSAVISNPQPKAVQTSIKDFEIIKPISKGAFGSVYLSKKKSTGDYYAIKVLKKADMVAKNQVTNVKAERAIMMWQGESDFVAKLYWTFSSKDYLYLVMEYLNGGDCASLIKVLGALPEDWTVKYIAEVVLCVQHLHSRQIVHRDIKPDNLLIDAKGHLKLTDFGLSRMGLIGRQKRAINAKPGDAPPDLLKAGPFRRAPSLASSRSTSFDYQGATQSPAQTPSLTPAFVGDSNQPSYFSLYRDSSREPSRRTSGHRSDSGDSEALSTMFRRFSVAEGRTPIEEETGSDDGGDSPDPYALHPVASNSSVPKPETPSQQPAAMPPPMMALFDPEDNSRRFVGTPDYLAPETINGNGQDEMSDWWSLGCVLFECLYGRPPFNADSPEEVFQNILSRNIHWPTGDEEDNVSEEAKDLVNKLICLDPKARLGSNKDEKFASGGDEIKAHPWFAEINWETLREDEASFIPASENPEDTEYFDARGATMQSFAAEFEDQSTSPAQTPGAEYLERPYDALSRVRSQVNSVKRNLMPLHIPPHVRDGRSRRLSEPMVADDFGNFQFKNLPVLEKANKDVIQKLRADALQAQAKAATGSASVPTSAVVSPSPAPSLESSPIVSGPLNRTMNISQGARSQSPSLFSPTHSSPSRASQPSSPLLVNFTTGQSQERRKTSSTSSSQSQPPGGTLQPGNFFEQAPRLPVTFKATSTAPSPIKSAKSGSMHLPHERATSAHRQLGVSSPRQRSHTLGADNQDADLVPELLPHHKRRSGVFDVSPSSSDNEETRHQALLRVQRRRQSSRRLSQISLADGPTFRTLDVLVCEDHPVSRLVMERLLEKLRCRTIAVTNGTEAVRYAMSEVKFDIIMMEYKLPQVNGADVARMIRDTKNANSHTPIVAVTGYLKELHAPHHFDALVEKPPTKEKLEEVMGRLCQWKTPPDGWKPSHPQDIQQPKHRQESMLSDNSPTTTTSSSGFGSSNHVFSRDATRTGSLGSSSFGEADSQYSSSIPLIVSRQATNEWDQSDLERNFGGLGISNTVSNEDDFKRRPQKLALETQISAPGALETPESSSPRKQPSMEEIYAKRISLEKVRLESAAESGDDEDEELGNIQPRARSPRWSTKRSSKLGTEMMRTNSQGSVISSDEIPPAKSIMSPGAGLGHSIMEDPAAEVAAAGHLTPPEVFPRHPGHHIETIEMDLSTFEPAEEDATPKAHSTSEFDSDPTPRPAHSPVPND